In Erigeron canadensis isolate Cc75 chromosome 1, C_canadensis_v1, whole genome shotgun sequence, a single window of DNA contains:
- the LOC122585092 gene encoding uncharacterized protein LOC122585092 isoform X1, which produces MAGESKSMMEREIESMRVDLSDGEKVKSFVDKFPAQEQPLDCRALNVASSRRTFWNKTTTASKPRARRRLSSSSSSCCFDADGLMADADVWRRWRIHEKIKLAFSLFYAHHVPGLVQFWAPVNVGETKSSTTHSTSCQPFALDDLANPRLLDYRLFSTSYHCLPSDQSVVDDPLATAFLTRFPQVVLDLRKISHKGSPLVNKAIDCRLTCSILLPVFHHPLRRRSCSSSSSSSSSCAGVVECCIDAPSLLQPLLWFLNLSLKRVCLSTYPVQQHLTYQPSHGLCRAKDEIDKALKIVCESLRLNLAQVWIFDDSVSHVSTPSSSSSSPSLSPSPSPSSSLSLSSSSSSSTTSSEDTHLQTKQPGKYLVKFCGYMGACIARDADYTTSLNYCRACGVLPLKSEDSGFVGPTLATDKYSRNATAIVMTTTVL; this is translated from the exons ATGGCTGGAGAATCAAAATCAATGATGGAAAGGGAAATTGAAAGTATGAGAGTCGATCTAAGTGATGGTGAAAAGGTTAAGAGTTTCGTGGACAAATTTCCAGCACAAGAACAACCTCTGGATTGCAGGGCATTAAACGTGGCATCTTCTAGACGCACTTTTTGGAACAAAACGACGACAGCCTCTAAACCTCGCGCCAGGAGGAggctttcttcttcttcttcctcttgtTGTTTCG ATGCTGATGGATTGATGGCAGATGCTGATGTTTGGAGGAGGTGGAGGATTCACGAAAAGATCAAGTTAGCCTTTTCTCTGTTCTATGCACATCATGTGCCTGGTTTAGTACAGTTCTGGGCCCCTGTTAATGTTGGTGAAACCAAATCATCAACCACACATTCGACTTCCTGTCAACCTTTTGCCCTTGACGATCTTGCCAACCCTCGTCTTTTGGACTATAGGCTGTTTTCTACCAGCTACCACTGTCTTCCTTCTGATCAATCTGTTGTCGACGATCCCCTTGCCACCGCATTCCTCACCCGGTTCCCGCAGGTAGTTCTGGATCTCAGGAAGATCTCTCACAAGGGGAGTCCATTGGTGAACAAAGCCATCGATTGCCGCTTGACTTGTTCAATTTTGCTCCCTGTTTTTCACCATCCTCTTCGTCGCCGTAGctgctcttcttcttcttcttcttcttcttcttgtgctGGTGTTGTTGAGTGTTGTATCGATGCCCCTTCTCTTCTTCAACCACTTCTTTGGTTTTTGAATCTTTCACTTAAG CGGGTCTGTCTCTCCACTTATCCTGTTCAACAACATCTGACATACCAG CCTAGCCATGGTCTCTGCCGAGCCAAAGATGAAATTGACAAGGCATTGAAGATTGTTTGCGAATCTCTTCGTTTGAATCTCGCCCAAGTTTGGATCTTTGACGATAGTGTCAGTCATGTGTCCACCCCCTCTTCCTCTTCATCTTCCCCTTCACTTTCACCCTCACCTTCACCTTCATCTTCTTTatccctttcttcttcttcttcttcttctacgaCTTCTTCCGAAGACACTCATCTTCAAACAAAGCAACCAGGGAAATATTTGGTCAAATTCTGTGGTTATATGGGCGCCTGTATTGCCCGTGATGCTGATTACACTACTAGCCTAAATTACTGTCGTGCTTGTGGCGTTCTTCCTTTGAAATCAGAGGACTCTGGGTTTGTTGGTCCGACACTTGCAACTG ATAagtactcgcgcaatgcaaCGGCGATAGTCATGACGACAACGGTGTTATGA
- the LOC122591062 gene encoding uncharacterized protein LOC122591062, translating into MAGESKSMLEREIECMRIDLSDDEKEVEDSRKDQVGVFYGLFTSFAWFNTVLGPVNVGETKSSTTLSTSCQPFALDDLANPTLFDYRLFSTSYRPLPSDQSVVDDPLATAFLTRFPQVVLDLRKIAHNGSPLVNKAVDCGLTCLILLPVFHHPLRHRSYSTYSCVGVVECCINVPPLVPPLLRSLDLELKRVCLSTYHVQPRLTYEVIYNLVMTYVFWIWSTLVLPPRKLVFHGSPRKLVLTNTQCIQKRRLANTKT; encoded by the exons ATGGCTGGAGAATCAAAATCAATGCTGGAAAGGGAAATTGAATGTATGAGAATCGATCTAAGTGATGATGAAAAG GAGGTGGAGGATTCACGAAAAGATCAAGTTGGCGTTTTCTATGGTCTATTCACATCGTTTGCCTGGTTTAATACAGTTTTGGGCCCTGTTAATGTTGGTGAAACCAAATCTTCAACCACACTTTCGACTTCTTGTCAACCTTTTGCCCTTGACGATCTTGCCAACCCTACCCTTTTCGATTATAGGCTGTTTTCTACCAGCTACCGCCCTCTTCCTTCTGATCAATCTGTTGTCGACGATCCCCTTGCCACCGCATTCCTCACCCGGTTCCCGCAGGTAGTTCTGGATCTCAGAAAGATTGCTCACAACGGGAGTCCGTTGGTGAACAAAGCCGTCGATTGCGGCCTGACTTGTTTAATACTGCTCCCTGTTTTCCACCACCCTCTTCGCCACCGTAGCTACTCTACATATTCTTGTGTTGGTGTTGTTGAGTGTTGTATCAATGTTCCTCCTCTTGTTCCACCACTTCTTCGGTCTTTGGATCTTGAACTAAAG CGGGTCTGTCTCTCTACTTATCATGTTCAACCACGTCTGACATACGAGGTAATCTACAACTTGGTGATGACTTACGTGTTTTGGATTTGGTCAACACTGGTTCTCCCTCCCAGGAAACTCGTCTTTCACGGTTCTCCCAGGAAACTGGTTCTCACAAACACCCAATGCATCCAAAAAAGAAG ATTGGCAAACACCAAAACTTGA
- the LOC122585092 gene encoding uncharacterized protein LOC122585092 isoform X2 — MAGESKSMMEREIESMRVDLSDGEKVKSFVDKFPAQEQPLDCRALNVASSRRTFWNKTTTASKPRARRRLSSSSSSCCFDADGLMADADVWRRWRIHEKIKLAFSLFYAHHVPGLVQFWAPVNVGETKSSTTHSTSCQPFALDDLANPRLLDYRLFSTSYHCLPSDQSVVDDPLATAFLTRFPQVVLDLRKISHKGSPLVNKAIDCRLTCSILLPVFHHPLRRRSCSSSSSSSSSCAGVVECCIDAPSLLQPLLWFLNLSLKRVCLSTYPVQQHLTYQPSHGLCRAKDEIDKALKIVCESLRLNLAQVWIFDDSVSHVSTPSSSSSSPSLSPSPSPSSSLSLSSSSSSSTTSSEDTHLQTKQPGKYLVKFCGYMGACIARDADYTTSLNYCRACGVLPLKSEDSGFVGPTLATDG, encoded by the exons ATGGCTGGAGAATCAAAATCAATGATGGAAAGGGAAATTGAAAGTATGAGAGTCGATCTAAGTGATGGTGAAAAGGTTAAGAGTTTCGTGGACAAATTTCCAGCACAAGAACAACCTCTGGATTGCAGGGCATTAAACGTGGCATCTTCTAGACGCACTTTTTGGAACAAAACGACGACAGCCTCTAAACCTCGCGCCAGGAGGAggctttcttcttcttcttcctcttgtTGTTTCG ATGCTGATGGATTGATGGCAGATGCTGATGTTTGGAGGAGGTGGAGGATTCACGAAAAGATCAAGTTAGCCTTTTCTCTGTTCTATGCACATCATGTGCCTGGTTTAGTACAGTTCTGGGCCCCTGTTAATGTTGGTGAAACCAAATCATCAACCACACATTCGACTTCCTGTCAACCTTTTGCCCTTGACGATCTTGCCAACCCTCGTCTTTTGGACTATAGGCTGTTTTCTACCAGCTACCACTGTCTTCCTTCTGATCAATCTGTTGTCGACGATCCCCTTGCCACCGCATTCCTCACCCGGTTCCCGCAGGTAGTTCTGGATCTCAGGAAGATCTCTCACAAGGGGAGTCCATTGGTGAACAAAGCCATCGATTGCCGCTTGACTTGTTCAATTTTGCTCCCTGTTTTTCACCATCCTCTTCGTCGCCGTAGctgctcttcttcttcttcttcttcttcttcttgtgctGGTGTTGTTGAGTGTTGTATCGATGCCCCTTCTCTTCTTCAACCACTTCTTTGGTTTTTGAATCTTTCACTTAAG CGGGTCTGTCTCTCCACTTATCCTGTTCAACAACATCTGACATACCAG CCTAGCCATGGTCTCTGCCGAGCCAAAGATGAAATTGACAAGGCATTGAAGATTGTTTGCGAATCTCTTCGTTTGAATCTCGCCCAAGTTTGGATCTTTGACGATAGTGTCAGTCATGTGTCCACCCCCTCTTCCTCTTCATCTTCCCCTTCACTTTCACCCTCACCTTCACCTTCATCTTCTTTatccctttcttcttcttcttcttcttctacgaCTTCTTCCGAAGACACTCATCTTCAAACAAAGCAACCAGGGAAATATTTGGTCAAATTCTGTGGTTATATGGGCGCCTGTATTGCCCGTGATGCTGATTACACTACTAGCCTAAATTACTGTCGTGCTTGTGGCGTTCTTCCTTTGAAATCAGAGGACTCTGGGTTTGTTGGTCCGACACTTGCAACTG atggatga